The Cetobacterium somerae ATCC BAA-474 genome includes the window ATGTATTATATTTTCATAAATGTTTAAATTGGTGCAATATAGTTTAATTTTTAAAAAGAAATAAATAAAAATGATAAGTGAAAATATTTTAAGATATTTTTATAGTGAAAGGAGATAGTATGTTCTTTAATAAGAAAAATAAAGAGCTAAAAAAAGAAGTTGCTAATCTAACTGCCATAAATAAAGAATATGAAGAAAAATGTGAATATTACCAAGAGAAATATTTACAAATTAAAACAGAATATGTTGAAGCTCTGAAAAGAAATGAAAACTTTAATAATGCTTTTAGAGAGAGCTTTTCAGAATTATCTTCAAAATTAATATCGGTAGAGATTACACTTTCTAAATTAGAAGAAAAAAATAAAGAGTTCTCAAAAACAGAGATTCTAGTAAGAAAATTCCAAGAGCTTGAAGGAGATTTGATAAAACTATCAAGAGAGATTGGAAGATTGTCAACATTTTTAGAAAAACACACAAACTTTAATAAAGAAACATCAACTTATCAAGCAAATCTTGAAAAATCATATAGAATGTTTAAATAAAAATTTACTAAACGGAGGATAAAACTGCAAATGAAAAAAACGAATAATGATTTATTTCCTGTTATAGACAGAGAACAAGAATTTCAAAAAATATATAATAATACAATAGAAAAAGTTAATTTTATAAATAGCAAATATTCAACAATACATGATGGAGTAGCTTGTGAAGAGTTAGATCCAATGATTGAAAAAATGAATAATTTTGTATTAAACCTTAGTAGAGTAACAAAATTAGAAGAGTATCTTTCATTTAAGTTATTAGTACAAAATATTTTAAAATTATTAGGAGAGTGTAACCATGGAGAGGTATTACCACCTATTCCTGAGTTAGAGCCTACAGTAATTAACGCTATTTTAAAAAACATAAACAAAAATTTAACTGGAGAGTTAACATTAGGTGAAAATGCTCATTTAATAACTTCAGTGGAGTATGAGTTATATAAAAATAATACAAGAGTAGAAAAAATAACAACAAACTCAGGAATTCAAGTTGCAAATTTTGCATCAACTACACCGGGAACATATCAGTTTATAGCAAAATACTATTGGGCTGATAAGTTTAAACAAATTACATCAAATACTGTTATAGTAGAAGAGGATATAGTAATTCCACCTCCAGTAGAAGGAGATTTTCCAACAAATTTACCATACTCAAACTTATGGGCACACACAGTAACAACAAATGGAAACTATGAAATAACACTTAATAATACTTGGGGAGTTATAGATAGTAAAATAGCTGTTTATTTAGATGGAGAATTAGTAGAAGTATTACCAACAAACTTTACAGCTGGAAATAAAGGGTCTGCTAAAAATATTGTACCAACTTCTAAGTATCCTTCAAATAAGGATTTAAAATTTGTTTATAGAGTTACTTATGTAAGAGATGAAAAGACAAATGATAAAGTTGTAGTTTATTATAAAAGTACAACAGGTACAATAGAAATAGCAACTCCAGATGGAGGAGTAAAATATTGTAAATATCCAGAATGGAATTCAGAAATTGAGTATGGTGCAGCTACAAATAAGATAGTATTCTATCAGGGATTCCATTTTAGACATACAGGATGGGCAACTAAAGGAGATGCCCCAAAATTAAATGGAGATTGGTCACCATGGACAAAATTATCAGCTGGTGAAGAGTCACAAATTGGTTGTCCTGGAAATCATTTAATGGATTCAGCAGGGACAAAACCAAATGCTCATTTAGAGCCAATGAATATATCAGAAGTTGAAGGTTTAGGATCTCCAATGGAAAAGATGCATATAACTTATACTCCAGAGTGGGGAAAATGGGGAGGAAGAAAATATACTCCAAAAATAACTCCGTGGAATAAGATATCTCATATGCAATATGCCTTTATAGATGTAATTCCTGATTATACAGGAAAATTTAATACAGATAAAGATGATATATCACATTTAAAAAGATCTGCAGCAGATGCTCCAATTGGAACAAGCTTAAAAGTATCACCAAATATATTTGATCCAGGTGCAGCATTCTCAGCTTATGGTGGAACAAATGCATTTATGACTGAATATAATGAAATGGCAAGAAAATATCCATATGTTAAACCAATAGCTTCATTAGGTGGATGGTCAAGATCAGCATTCTTTAGAGACGCAGCTCAGCCAGATAAAATAGATTATTTTGTTAAAAGATGTATCGACTTTATAAGAGAGTTCAATTTTGTTGGAGTAGATATTGACTGGGAATTCCCTTGTGATAGAAGAGATGGAGATTTAGTTGATAGTCCAAACGATTTAGGAAGTCCAAGAGCAGCAGACGATGAAGAAGTACTATTCACTAACTTAATGAAAGCATTAAGAGGAGCCTTAGATAAAGCAGGACAAGAGGATGGAAAATATTATTTCTTGTCATGTGCTATAGTATCAGGAAAAAAACATATTCAAAAAAGTGGAATAGGAGTATGGCATCCAGCTTGTGACTTTATTAGTTATATGACTTATGATGTACATGGGGCTTTTGATCCAATAACAAACCATCAATCATATTTATTCCAAAACTCAAATGAACCATCATCAGAAACAAATCCAAATGGAAATGCATTTGCAATAGCAGATTTAATTGAATTTGTTACAAAAACATATGGAGTACCAGTTAGCAAAATAACTGTAGGATCGCCATTTTACTCAAGAGGATGGTCTGGAATATTTAAACCGACTTCAGGATGGTTAAACCCAAATACACCAGGATTATATGCTAGAACAAATATAGATGCCTCAACAAATGGAGCGAAGGGATGTTCAGCTCCAGGAACAATGGATGGAGGAAGAGGTGCAGGAGTTTTACCTTTACATCACTTAAATAAATTAATAAAAGGTGAAAATGTATCAGTAAGAACTTTAGATATGAACGGACCAGCTAATCCACATGCAGGAACAATATTAAAAGGTTCAGACTTCCAATATTACTATGATGAAGCAGCACAAGCTCCATACCTATATAATCAGAATGCAGGAATTTTCTATACATTTGAAGATGAAAGATCAGTTGAGACAAAGTGTCAATGGATTGTTGATAATAACTTAGCAGGATTAATTTCATGGGATATAGCTATGGATGACTATGGTATTGATATGCATAGTTCAGAAGCAACAACTGCATATAAATCATTATATCAAGCAGAGCATTTATTAACATCAGTAATATTCGATAAATTTAAAGCAAATTCATTAAGATTAAACTATTTAAATAAAATAGCTAGAAGATAACTAAATCATAATAAAACATAAAGGGGAGGTAACTCCCCTTTAATTATATAAAAATTAAAAAAAGGGAGTTTAAATATGGAAAGAGATGGAAGTATATTTGATCTTGTTGATAAAAATGGTATCACTGCATCTTCTAGTGTATCTATTTGGAATGGAAATGGTCCTGATTTAACATTAGATGATAATGAAGATACATTATTTCACTCTAATCAATATTCTAATGGTGGATATGGGGATGTTTACTTTAAATTTGAAGAATCTAAAGTTATAAATAAAATAGAATTTTTAACAAGACATCCAAGTGCAAATAATGGAAGAATTGATCAATATGAGATTCTTTATAAAAATAGTAATTTTGATGCAGATTGGATTTCTATTTATCAATCTGAAATAACTGAAGAGAAAGGTTGGAAAAACGCTAATTTTCAAGATGTATTAGTTTCAGAAGTTTGTATAAGAGTTCATAGAAGCTATGGAAACTGGATAGTAATGAACGATATAAAGTTTTATTCAAATGCAGTTGTAGAAGATGATTTAAAGACTATTTTCGAATCATTAGATTGTCAGGCAGTAAAATCTCAAGTAAGATTAAAAAATATAACAGAGTTAAAAAATAGATATCAAGATAATTTAGAAATGGTAAATTTATTAGAAGTTGGAAAATATTTATGGCTTAATAATAATCAAGTAACTAGAAAAAAAGTTAAACTATTAGCTTCTAATCAAAATAGAGAAGAGTACTTTAATACTTTAAAAATAAAAAGTAGTTTACCTATAAAAACAGCAGAAATAGCTTTTAAAAGTAAAAAAGAGTATTTGATTATATCAAATGAAAATATTAATTTATATATTGTAGAGAGTTTTGAAAAATTAAGAGATAAAAAAATAGAGATAAAAAAAGGTTTAAATTCAATATATTTAAAAGAGGATACAACTGAAGTTTTCTTAGTTGATGATATAACTAAAAATATTGAGATGACAATATTTAATGCAGATGAGATAAAAAACTATTCTATTGGTAAAGTTAACTATAAAGAGTTTATAAAAGAGAATACAAACATTTTAGGATTAGTTGAAGGAAAGAATTTTATTTGCCAATTAAATAGAGAAGAGATAAAAGATAGTTATAATGAATTTGATTTTTTACAAGGTGTTGAAAACTTGGATGCTATTTTAAATTATATATATTTTTTATTAAATAGAAATGAATATTATCATGTGTCACCATTTAAAAGAGTTTTAATTCAAGGGATAAACAATAATCTTGTTGAGCAAAAAAGTACACAAGATGGAAGCTATACAACTTTTGGTGGAATGTCTAGATTAATGTTTAATAAATCAATTGAAGAGTTAGCAAATCCAAATTTTTGTAGAGTAATAGCAAAAGATTTTATTGGAGAAGTAGATACAAATATAGAACTTCAAGAGTTATTAACATTCTTATTAACAAAAGAGCTTGAATTTAGATATTCAAGAGTAATGATAATTCCTGAGGATATTCAAAAAGCTTTGTGGATTAAATTAAGACTGTTTTTTAATAGTGATAGATTTTTACCAAATATATATAAGAAAATTCAAGAAACTGATTTGAGTGGAATACAGAATCAATTGGAAAAAGTTATTTTATGGGTGGTAGAGATACTACAAAGAGATGTATCTAAGTATTTTGTAGAGAATGGCTATGAAATTTCAAGTGAGATATTATCTAAGTGTAATGAATATCCGGAATTGGCTGTTGACTTAAATGAAGTTAATTTTTCAAATTATAAAGAGTTGATAGAAGAGGAAATATCTATAATAAATGAGAATTATAAGAGAAGTATAGAAGGAAATATTTAAGGGGGAAAAATGAGTTCAGAAATAACTTTTATTAGAAATGGAAATGCTCCTAGTAGTAATAATTTTAATTTAAAATTAAGCTCAAACTCTATAATAAAAAATTTAATAATAGAAAGTCAAAATAATATATTTCCAGAAGAATTAAATTTAGAATTTAAAGATTTTATAGGAAATGATATAACATTAAGAGCTAAAAGGCTGAGAGAGATGGGAAATATACAGGAGTGGGAAGTGGATCCAGTTTTAACAGACTTGGTAAAAGTTAAGATTGGTGAGTCAGAAGCATCAATAATTAATGTAACTCCAGTTTTAACAGATATAAAACCATATTATGCTCAAAGTGATATTGATACAAGAATACCTCAAAGTGATTTTGAAATAACTAGAGTTGACAATGGAATAGAAGTTGAATTAAAAAATAGTAAAATAATTGATAGAATAAAATTAAAAAGAGAGCCTATAAATTTAGAAATATTCTATAGTCCAGGAGAGGGGCAAAGTTGGATATCTTTAACAAATATTCCAATTAGTGGAACATTAAAAATACATCCTGTAATGGTAAAGAAATTTTTATTAACAGGAGAGGGAAATACGCAACTTTCAAAAGAAGAAATTGAAATTTTTATGTTTAATTATTTAAGTGTAGAGATTGAAAATCTATTTTTAAATGATGAGTACACAGAGTTAAAGCCAGAAGTAACAATAGATTATATTATTGAGTTGCAAAAAAAGACAAGCTTAACACAGGAGTATATAGATAAACTATCTACTGCTAGAGATATTCTAATAGGAGGAATGATGGGAGAAATTATTGAATATATAGGCAATGATTTTAAAGTAGTAGAGAGTTTTAATTTTCTAACTGAAGAAAATATATATCGTGTTAGAGCTAATTATGTAGATAGATATGGGAATGAAAAAACTATAGAAACAGAGAATATTAGTGAAGACAAAATAGTAATGTTTGAAAAATTTTATGCTAAAGATATAACTTTTACAATCTTTGCTTCAGCAGAGATAACAAATGTTCAAATAACAGAGATAGAGTTGAATCAAGATGAGTATTATGCTCAAAGTGATATAGATACAAGAGTTGATAAAAATAATTTATTAGCTAGTTCAGGATGTGGAGTCTATGGAGGTTTAGAAGCTGATAGAGCTATTGATGGAAATGAAGCAACAAACTTTCATAGTAATGCGTACACAGATATAGGATATGGAGATTTTTATTTAAAGAACTCCTCTCCAAAAGTTATAGATAGAATAAACATTTTAACAAGACCAAATTCACTAGGAAGAATTGATAACTATAAAATTTTATATAAAGAGAGATCTACAGAAGAGTGGCTAGAAATAGGAGAATCTATAAATGAAGGTATATCTGGAAATTGGAGAAATGTAAAATTTAATCCAGTATTAGCATCAGAAGTATGTATCAG containing:
- a CDS encoding glycosyl hydrolase family 18 protein, giving the protein MKKTNNDLFPVIDREQEFQKIYNNTIEKVNFINSKYSTIHDGVACEELDPMIEKMNNFVLNLSRVTKLEEYLSFKLLVQNILKLLGECNHGEVLPPIPELEPTVINAILKNINKNLTGELTLGENAHLITSVEYELYKNNTRVEKITTNSGIQVANFASTTPGTYQFIAKYYWADKFKQITSNTVIVEEDIVIPPPVEGDFPTNLPYSNLWAHTVTTNGNYEITLNNTWGVIDSKIAVYLDGELVEVLPTNFTAGNKGSAKNIVPTSKYPSNKDLKFVYRVTYVRDEKTNDKVVVYYKSTTGTIEIATPDGGVKYCKYPEWNSEIEYGAATNKIVFYQGFHFRHTGWATKGDAPKLNGDWSPWTKLSAGEESQIGCPGNHLMDSAGTKPNAHLEPMNISEVEGLGSPMEKMHITYTPEWGKWGGRKYTPKITPWNKISHMQYAFIDVIPDYTGKFNTDKDDISHLKRSAADAPIGTSLKVSPNIFDPGAAFSAYGGTNAFMTEYNEMARKYPYVKPIASLGGWSRSAFFRDAAQPDKIDYFVKRCIDFIREFNFVGVDIDWEFPCDRRDGDLVDSPNDLGSPRAADDEEVLFTNLMKALRGALDKAGQEDGKYYFLSCAIVSGKKHIQKSGIGVWHPACDFISYMTYDVHGAFDPITNHQSYLFQNSNEPSSETNPNGNAFAIADLIEFVTKTYGVPVSKITVGSPFYSRGWSGIFKPTSGWLNPNTPGLYARTNIDASTNGAKGCSAPGTMDGGRGAGVLPLHHLNKLIKGENVSVRTLDMNGPANPHAGTILKGSDFQYYYDEAAQAPYLYNQNAGIFYTFEDERSVETKCQWIVDNNLAGLISWDIAMDDYGIDMHSSEATTAYKSLYQAEHLLTSVIFDKFKANSLRLNYLNKIARR
- a CDS encoding discoidin domain-containing protein — its product is MERDGSIFDLVDKNGITASSSVSIWNGNGPDLTLDDNEDTLFHSNQYSNGGYGDVYFKFEESKVINKIEFLTRHPSANNGRIDQYEILYKNSNFDADWISIYQSEITEEKGWKNANFQDVLVSEVCIRVHRSYGNWIVMNDIKFYSNAVVEDDLKTIFESLDCQAVKSQVRLKNITELKNRYQDNLEMVNLLEVGKYLWLNNNQVTRKKVKLLASNQNREEYFNTLKIKSSLPIKTAEIAFKSKKEYLIISNENINLYIVESFEKLRDKKIEIKKGLNSIYLKEDTTEVFLVDDITKNIEMTIFNADEIKNYSIGKVNYKEFIKENTNILGLVEGKNFICQLNREEIKDSYNEFDFLQGVENLDAILNYIYFLLNRNEYYHVSPFKRVLIQGINNNLVEQKSTQDGSYTTFGGMSRLMFNKSIEELANPNFCRVIAKDFIGEVDTNIELQELLTFLLTKELEFRYSRVMIIPEDIQKALWIKLRLFFNSDRFLPNIYKKIQETDLSGIQNQLEKVILWVVEILQRDVSKYFVENGYEISSEILSKCNEYPELAVDLNEVNFSNYKELIEEEISIINENYKRSIEGNI